The following coding sequences are from one Cenarchaeum symbiosum A window:
- a CDS encoding ABC-type branched-chain amino acid transport system, periplasmic component (COG0683), producing the protein MKISAVIIGAIGLAAGLSVGLSLGFSYAGTDAGGPAISFEQPAGSMVPSGTVNIGLVVPLTGEISTIGNDNEMAARLAVEDFNLYLDKIGAGWEFNLVVEDSQADPIVALEKVQSLNSKGIQLVLGPDSSTELRNVKSYTGSNGMLLISSTSTTPTLSIDDNIFRLVPDDTQQGRAIATLAESRGITTLIPVHRGDVWGDGLYESTKTWFEARGGTFDEGIRYSPENSVFSIEAYLLSERLAGYLQERPASEVAIVMMTFEEGVHIFQSASSYDELRSVLWIGTDTLSNNGLLVEDSITAGFLSDVDFVSGQFAVSENDHYNRVKGILTDRMGSSPANYAYPTYDSVWLIGLGILQLQTTDSELLIEALPMVASHYSGALGAVILNDAGDLAISDYGLFAVRDGKWVDYGLYDARTDTVIVR; encoded by the coding sequence ATGAAGATATCCGCCGTGATAATAGGCGCCATCGGGCTCGCCGCCGGCCTCTCTGTCGGCCTATCCCTCGGGTTCTCTTATGCTGGAACAGATGCGGGCGGCCCGGCCATATCCTTTGAACAACCCGCCGGCAGCATGGTCCCCTCGGGCACGGTAAACATAGGACTGGTGGTGCCCCTCACGGGCGAGATCTCGACCATTGGCAATGACAACGAGATGGCGGCACGGCTCGCAGTGGAGGATTTCAACCTGTATCTGGACAAGATAGGCGCCGGGTGGGAGTTCAACCTGGTAGTAGAGGACAGCCAGGCCGACCCGATAGTGGCGCTTGAAAAGGTCCAGTCGCTAAACTCAAAGGGGATACAGCTTGTGCTCGGCCCTGACAGCAGCACCGAGCTCCGCAACGTAAAGAGCTATACGGGCTCCAACGGGATGCTGCTCATATCCTCGACGAGCACAACCCCGACGCTTTCCATAGACGACAACATATTCCGGCTCGTCCCCGATGACACTCAACAGGGCAGGGCGATAGCAACCCTGGCAGAATCGCGGGGGATTACCACGCTTATACCCGTGCACAGGGGGGATGTATGGGGCGATGGATTGTACGAATCAACCAAGACATGGTTCGAGGCCCGGGGCGGCACATTCGACGAGGGGATACGCTATTCCCCGGAGAACTCTGTCTTTTCCATCGAGGCGTACCTGCTCAGCGAGAGGCTGGCGGGGTACCTGCAGGAGAGGCCTGCCTCCGAGGTGGCCATTGTGATGATGACCTTTGAAGAGGGGGTTCACATTTTCCAGTCGGCCAGCTCTTACGACGAGCTCAGGTCGGTCCTGTGGATTGGCACGGACACGCTGAGCAACAACGGCCTGCTAGTAGAGGACTCGATCACGGCCGGGTTCCTGAGTGATGTGGACTTTGTATCGGGACAGTTTGCGGTATCGGAGAACGACCATTACAACCGCGTCAAGGGGATACTTACCGACAGGATGGGCTCATCGCCTGCCAACTATGCATACCCGACCTACGATTCAGTGTGGCTGATAGGCCTGGGCATACTGCAGTTGCAGACGACCGACTCGGAGCTGCTAATAGAGGCGCTCCCGATGGTGGCAAGCCACTATTCCGGCGCCCTCGGTGCGGTAATACTCAATGATGCAGGCGATCTTGCGATCTCCGACTATGGATTATTCGCCGTGCGAGACGGGAAATGGGTCGACTATGGCTTGTATGATGCCCGGACTGACACGGTAATCGTGCGATAG
- a CDS encoding ferritin-like protein (COG2406), producing MADTKPHVVGIEVLKQAGLDVDALIKQLVINSSVEFAAYYYFTLLRAHCVGVEGEGIKYVIEDARMEDLSHFESSIARIYQLGGTLPIDPIDYIKMSGCEFLQLPKKRTDHMEIMKKCLKAEQGAIVNWLKVCKMTEGKDPMTYDIAKDILAEEIEHESWFLELIYGRPSGHMRRKFPGERPHTSKHSTALDM from the coding sequence ATGGCGGATACCAAGCCACATGTTGTAGGCATAGAGGTGCTAAAGCAGGCGGGTCTGGACGTTGATGCCTTGATAAAACAGCTGGTCATCAACTCGTCGGTAGAGTTTGCGGCGTACTATTACTTTACGCTGCTGCGCGCCCACTGCGTGGGCGTCGAGGGCGAGGGGATAAAGTATGTAATCGAGGACGCGCGGATGGAGGACCTCAGCCACTTTGAATCCAGCATCGCCCGGATATACCAGCTCGGGGGCACGCTCCCAATAGACCCCATCGACTACATCAAGATGTCAGGGTGCGAGTTTCTGCAGCTGCCAAAGAAGCGGACGGACCACATGGAGATAATGAAAAAGTGCCTCAAAGCCGAGCAGGGTGCAATCGTCAACTGGCTCAAGGTGTGCAAGATGACCGAGGGAAAGGACCCCATGACGTATGACATAGCCAAGGACATCCTGGCCGAGGAGATTGAGCATGAATCGTGGTTCCTCGAGCTGATATACGGCAGGCCCTCGGGACACATGCGCAGAAAGTTCCCCGGCGAGCGGCCCCATACAAGCAAGCACTCGACAGCCCTGGACATGTGA
- a CDS encoding cold-shock protein (COG1278) — MEQGTVKWFNRTRGFGFIERETGADLFVHKTNIDGNLRDGDKVEFEVGEGPKGPSAVNVKKAE, encoded by the coding sequence ATGGAACAAGGTACCGTAAAATGGTTCAACCGCACGAGGGGCTTCGGCTTCATCGAGAGGGAGACAGGCGCCGATCTATTCGTCCACAAGACGAACATCGACGGCAACCTCAGAGATGGCGACAAAGTCGAATTCGAGGTCGGGGAAGGCCCAAAAGGTCCTAGTGCTGTCAACGTAAAGAAGGCGGAGTAG
- a CDS encoding methylmalonyl-CoA mutase, C-terminal domain/subunit (cobalamin-binding) (COG2185): MKQKSVSRSIKILVAKLGLDGHDRGALVLCRAFRDAGMEVIYSGLFATPERVARMAEDEDVDAIALSLLNGAHGTLFPRVVKAVEKKGLKDVLIVGGGIIPEVDIKKLEKAGIDGVFGPGTTLPEVIDHITAGVKRLRKV; this comes from the coding sequence ATGAAGCAAAAGTCCGTCTCTAGAAGCATAAAGATACTGGTGGCAAAGCTTGGCCTCGACGGCCACGACCGGGGGGCCCTTGTCCTGTGCAGGGCGTTTAGGGATGCCGGCATGGAGGTCATATACTCTGGCCTGTTTGCCACGCCCGAGCGGGTTGCCCGGATGGCCGAGGATGAAGATGTAGACGCGATAGCCCTAAGCCTGCTCAACGGGGCACACGGGACGCTATTCCCCCGGGTGGTAAAGGCCGTGGAAAAAAAGGGCCTCAAGGATGTACTCATAGTGGGGGGCGGCATAATACCTGAAGTCGACATAAAAAAGCTCGAAAAGGCGGGCATCGACGGAGTCTTTGGGCCCGGCACCACGCTACCCGAGGTGATAGACCACATAACTGCCGGCGTCAAGAGGCTGCGCAAGGTATAG
- a CDS encoding oligoendopeptidase F (COG1164) codes for MQKHVLGEWDLTELVRDPRGPAFERQEGDVLARAKKFQRHRKSLDPSMERKKFRDILDELESIHEKTSIVHGYASLDYSADTQSDKATALLSRAGKMGADVANSLVFFDLWWKKTIDDKNARRLIKESGDLANLLSHKRLVARYSLTEPEERIINTLDVTGASALVKLYDKITNAFLYEVRVRGKKKTMGREELVTLVRGTDAAARESAYRSLLGKYESNRGVLGEIYQNIVLNWRDEGVDIRGYDSPISMRNTANDIDDATISSLLKVCKGNARVFRDFFSLKAKMLGMKKMRRYDLYAPAAKDGEKNYTYDKSVKLVLESLERFSPVLSEYASRVFESRHVDSSVRKGKRGGAFCSTISPGITPYVMLSFDGKSKDVFTLAHELGHAVHSISASKRSILVQEAPLPLAETASTFSELLLYDNLSDSMPDDEKRSMLVEKVDDLYASIMRQSFFTIFEMEAHKLIAGSATVDELSGAYLGGLRGQFGSSVDVSDDFAIEWSCIPHFHHAPFYCYAYSFGNLLALSLFRRFKKEGDDFVPSYLAILSSGGSQKPEKLLAEHGIDISSEKFWQDGFDQIREQVRSLAKLR; via the coding sequence ATGCAAAAACACGTCCTCGGAGAGTGGGATCTTACCGAGCTGGTACGGGATCCGCGGGGGCCCGCATTTGAGAGGCAGGAAGGGGACGTGCTGGCGCGGGCAAAAAAGTTCCAGAGGCACAGAAAGTCGCTTGATCCCTCGATGGAGAGAAAAAAGTTCCGTGATATCCTCGACGAGCTGGAATCCATCCACGAAAAGACTAGCATCGTGCACGGGTATGCCTCGCTTGATTATTCCGCCGACACCCAGTCCGACAAGGCCACGGCCCTGCTCAGCAGGGCGGGCAAGATGGGCGCCGATGTCGCAAACAGCCTGGTCTTTTTCGACCTGTGGTGGAAAAAAACCATAGATGACAAAAACGCGCGGCGGCTCATAAAAGAATCAGGGGACCTTGCAAACCTCCTCTCCCACAAGCGGCTAGTAGCCAGATACTCCCTTACAGAGCCAGAAGAGCGCATAATCAACACGCTCGACGTGACTGGCGCATCGGCGCTAGTCAAGCTGTACGACAAGATAACCAACGCCTTTCTATACGAGGTAAGGGTCCGCGGCAAAAAAAAGACAATGGGCAGGGAGGAGCTGGTCACCCTGGTCCGCGGGACAGATGCCGCGGCAAGGGAGTCTGCCTACCGCTCGCTTTTGGGAAAGTACGAATCAAACAGGGGCGTATTGGGCGAGATATACCAGAATATTGTGCTCAACTGGCGGGATGAAGGCGTGGACATACGAGGCTACGATTCCCCCATATCCATGAGAAATACTGCCAATGACATAGACGATGCGACCATCTCGTCGCTCCTCAAAGTCTGCAAGGGCAACGCCCGCGTCTTCCGGGACTTTTTCTCGCTAAAGGCCAAGATGCTCGGCATGAAAAAGATGCGAAGGTACGACCTCTACGCGCCTGCCGCCAAAGACGGAGAGAAAAACTACACCTACGACAAGTCAGTAAAACTTGTGCTTGAATCACTAGAGCGGTTCAGCCCCGTCCTCTCGGAATACGCAAGCCGGGTCTTTGAGAGCAGGCACGTGGACTCGTCGGTCAGAAAAGGCAAGAGGGGCGGGGCCTTTTGCAGCACCATCTCGCCTGGGATAACGCCGTACGTGATGCTCAGCTTTGACGGCAAGTCAAAGGACGTATTCACCCTGGCACACGAGCTTGGGCACGCAGTCCACAGCATATCTGCCTCCAAGCGGTCCATACTGGTCCAGGAGGCGCCCCTTCCATTGGCCGAGACCGCCTCCACATTCTCGGAGCTATTGCTCTACGACAACCTTTCTGATTCCATGCCGGACGACGAAAAGCGGTCCATGCTAGTAGAAAAAGTAGACGACTTGTACGCCTCGATAATGAGGCAGTCGTTTTTCACCATATTCGAGATGGAAGCGCACAAGCTGATAGCGGGCTCGGCCACTGTGGACGAGCTGTCTGGCGCGTACCTTGGCGGCCTCCGGGGCCAGTTTGGATCATCCGTTGACGTTTCAGACGACTTTGCCATAGAGTGGAGCTGCATCCCGCACTTTCACCACGCGCCATTCTACTGCTATGCATACTCCTTTGGGAACCTGCTGGCGCTATCCCTGTTCAGGCGCTTTAAAAAAGAGGGCGACGACTTTGTGCCCTCGTACCTTGCGATACTCTCTTCGGGGGGCTCGCAAAAACCAGAGAAACTCCTGGCAGAGCACGGCATAGACATATCGTCAGAGAAATTCTGGCAGGACGGCTTTGATCAGATCCGCGAGCAGGTCCGCTCGCTGGCAAAACTCAGATGA
- a CDS encoding superfamily II helicase (COG0513) encodes MTKFEELGIKQNVLDALRDMGFEKAFPIQEAAIPVLLTGRDVVGQAHTGTGKTGAYSISMLQEIKEGGGIQGLIVAPTRELAVQITEEVKKFAKYTKVRPVAIYGGQSMGVQLDALKRGAEILVATPGRLIDHIKRGSISIDRVTHLVLDEADTMLDMGFIDDIQFILDLTPDEKVMSLFSATMPIEILRLSEEYLKNPKQFLLDADDLSGEGIDQSYLVIRDREKMDYLVDFIKENGKGQTIVFCSTKYRTRDVARMLHKRNYGAVAIEGDMSQHRREQSMSRFRTAKAQILVATDVAARGIDVPRVALVVNYDVPNQEMIYFHRIGRTARAGAKGRAITLVSYSSVSEFDVIKRQIKAKVTYLNDEMGIVVKIPDPLKRESARRRGGPQRLGQRRQSRERSDPRDERRRSARRKSGAIRHGPGYYRGLKSRW; translated from the coding sequence ATGACAAAATTCGAGGAACTGGGGATAAAGCAGAACGTGCTAGACGCGCTGCGCGACATGGGCTTTGAAAAGGCCTTTCCCATACAGGAGGCCGCAATACCCGTATTGCTCACGGGCCGGGACGTGGTGGGCCAGGCCCACACCGGCACCGGCAAGACCGGGGCGTACTCGATATCGATGCTCCAGGAGATCAAGGAAGGCGGGGGCATCCAGGGCCTGATAGTGGCGCCCACCCGGGAGCTCGCAGTCCAGATCACCGAAGAGGTGAAAAAGTTTGCAAAGTATACAAAGGTGCGGCCCGTCGCTATCTACGGGGGCCAGAGCATGGGCGTCCAGCTCGACGCGCTCAAAAGGGGCGCCGAGATCCTGGTCGCCACACCGGGCAGGCTGATAGACCACATCAAGCGGGGCTCCATATCGATAGACAGGGTGACGCACCTGGTCCTCGACGAGGCAGATACGATGCTCGACATGGGCTTTATCGACGACATACAGTTCATACTCGATCTTACCCCGGACGAAAAGGTCATGTCGCTCTTCTCGGCCACCATGCCGATAGAGATCCTGCGGCTATCCGAAGAGTACCTAAAGAACCCCAAGCAGTTCCTGCTCGATGCAGACGACCTGAGCGGCGAGGGCATAGACCAGTCGTATCTGGTCATAAGGGACCGCGAAAAGATGGACTATCTGGTCGACTTTATCAAGGAGAACGGCAAGGGGCAGACCATAGTATTCTGCTCTACAAAGTACAGGACCCGGGACGTGGCCCGGATGCTGCACAAGAGAAACTATGGCGCGGTGGCCATCGAGGGTGATATGTCACAGCACCGCAGGGAGCAGTCGATGTCGCGGTTCAGGACCGCCAAGGCGCAGATACTCGTCGCTACCGACGTGGCGGCCAGGGGGATAGATGTGCCCCGCGTGGCGCTGGTGGTCAACTATGATGTGCCCAACCAGGAGATGATCTACTTTCACAGGATAGGCAGGACCGCCAGGGCCGGCGCAAAGGGCCGGGCCATAACGCTCGTCTCATATTCTTCAGTATCCGAGTTCGATGTGATAAAGCGTCAGATAAAGGCCAAGGTGACCTATCTAAATGATGAAATGGGCATAGTCGTAAAGATACCCGACCCGCTAAAGAGGGAGTCGGCGCGGAGGCGCGGGGGCCCGCAGAGGCTCGGCCAGCGGCGGCAGTCCCGGGAGAGGTCAGATCCCCGAGACGAGCGGCGCCGGTCTGCTCGGCGCAAGTCGGGTGCAATCCGGCACGGCCCGGGGTACTATCGCGGCCTCAAGAGCCGCTGGTAG
- a CDS encoding aminopeptidase N (COG0308): protein MASGRRTGGARKAWQKAPMSYTPENYRLDYVIDLDKLTFSCSETVRVAAPRPTSEFKLHSADLSITKASIDMPGRTVPAKIIQDEKAELLLLRSAEKVSGRCKLNIEFAGKLKDELRGLYLSRYKSGKKTKHLATTQFEAADARRAFPCWDEPEAKATFDISITTGNKNTAISNMPETSKKRSGPRTKYVFATTPVMSTYLVYLGAGEFEFVSGKHGNVTVRVAATAGKIRSARYALDLGKSILGEYEKYFGAKYPLPKLDLIAIPDFAAGAMENWGAITFREALLLYDPKSSTTRTKQLIAEVISHEIAHQWFGNLVTMKWWNDLWLNESFATFMATKILDKIYPEWELWEQFVGDAMPTAMALDALKSSHPIDVKVREPSEIREIFDAISYDKGGCILRMLEEYVTAAKFRRGLRAYIKKFAYGNAEGGDLWDAIGRESGRPVRRMMEGWIGQTGFPVVEAARHGSTMRLKQRRFLMGPRGKAGGRWSIPVTIGRKKPLYRTLMEKESASIPVSGGELVLNHGRYGFYRAKYDQSCLLDLKYAVESKAIPHIDRWAVQDDLYALCLAGEATLSDYLDMADAYSNEGGYLAAMGVSANLNSIRLRTYHEPYYHMIQARCIRHYTGMHSRLGWDARKGEAHTDALLRGLVISVLGRMGDEGILEEARRRFAGLRRGRPLPADLREAVYSVIAWNGGAKEYKEIAAMYEAAPTEEERTRLLGALCHPADSKLLQKTLDYSLGAAVRPQNMHIPAARIAANPHGTAIVWPWMKKNWTVITKKTGTGNPLLNRIVGSLSLVADKKIEEEARLFYKRNPAPGTEMTLRQALEASGMRRAFLARASAEFGA, encoded by the coding sequence ATGGCATCAGGGCGGCGCACGGGCGGGGCGCGCAAAGCATGGCAAAAGGCACCCATGTCGTACACCCCGGAAAACTACCGCCTCGACTATGTCATCGACCTAGACAAGCTTACATTCTCGTGCAGCGAGACAGTGCGGGTTGCTGCGCCCCGGCCCACCTCCGAGTTCAAGCTGCACTCGGCCGACCTATCTATAACAAAGGCCTCGATAGATATGCCCGGCAGGACCGTCCCGGCCAAGATTATTCAGGATGAAAAAGCAGAGCTCCTGCTGTTACGCTCTGCTGAAAAAGTATCCGGCAGGTGCAAGCTGAACATAGAGTTTGCAGGCAAACTCAAAGACGAGCTGCGCGGCCTCTACCTGAGCAGGTACAAGTCGGGAAAAAAGACAAAGCACCTTGCCACGACCCAGTTTGAAGCGGCGGATGCAAGAAGGGCGTTTCCCTGCTGGGACGAGCCCGAGGCCAAGGCCACCTTTGACATATCGATCACCACCGGGAACAAAAACACCGCCATATCAAACATGCCAGAAACGTCCAAAAAAAGATCCGGCCCCAGGACAAAGTATGTCTTTGCGACCACCCCCGTCATGTCGACCTACCTTGTCTACCTCGGGGCGGGCGAGTTTGAGTTTGTAAGCGGAAAGCACGGAAACGTGACCGTCAGGGTTGCCGCGACAGCGGGCAAGATACGCAGCGCAAGGTACGCGCTAGACCTTGGAAAGAGCATACTGGGCGAGTATGAAAAATACTTTGGCGCAAAGTACCCGCTGCCAAAGCTCGACTTGATAGCGATACCCGACTTTGCAGCAGGGGCAATGGAGAACTGGGGCGCCATAACATTCAGGGAGGCCCTGCTGCTGTACGACCCAAAGTCGTCGACCACCCGCACAAAGCAGCTCATAGCCGAGGTGATATCCCACGAGATAGCGCACCAGTGGTTCGGCAACCTGGTCACCATGAAGTGGTGGAACGACCTGTGGCTCAACGAGAGCTTTGCCACTTTCATGGCCACAAAGATCCTCGACAAGATATACCCCGAGTGGGAGCTCTGGGAGCAGTTTGTCGGCGATGCGATGCCGACTGCGATGGCCCTCGACGCGCTAAAGTCGTCACACCCGATAGACGTCAAGGTCCGAGAACCCTCCGAGATAAGGGAGATATTCGACGCCATATCCTACGACAAGGGCGGCTGCATACTGAGGATGCTCGAAGAGTATGTGACCGCGGCAAAGTTCCGCAGGGGCCTCCGGGCGTACATCAAAAAGTTCGCCTATGGAAACGCCGAAGGTGGGGATCTCTGGGACGCCATAGGCAGGGAGTCCGGCCGCCCGGTCCGCCGCATGATGGAGGGCTGGATAGGCCAGACGGGCTTTCCCGTTGTGGAGGCCGCAAGGCACGGCTCCACCATGCGGCTCAAACAGAGGCGCTTTCTCATGGGGCCCCGCGGAAAAGCAGGGGGAAGATGGTCTATACCAGTTACAATAGGCCGCAAAAAGCCCCTCTACAGGACGCTGATGGAAAAAGAGTCGGCCAGCATCCCCGTCAGCGGCGGGGAGCTTGTTCTAAACCACGGCAGGTACGGCTTTTACCGCGCCAAATACGACCAGAGCTGCCTGCTAGACCTAAAGTATGCAGTAGAGAGCAAGGCGATACCCCACATAGACAGGTGGGCCGTACAAGACGACTTGTACGCGCTCTGCCTTGCCGGCGAGGCCACCCTGTCAGACTATCTCGACATGGCAGACGCCTACTCTAACGAGGGGGGGTATCTCGCCGCAATGGGCGTCTCGGCCAACCTCAACTCGATACGCCTCAGGACGTACCACGAGCCGTACTATCACATGATACAAGCAAGGTGCATCCGGCATTATACAGGCATGCACTCGAGGCTCGGCTGGGATGCAAGAAAAGGGGAGGCCCATACCGACGCGCTGCTCAGGGGCCTTGTGATATCCGTCCTTGGCAGGATGGGGGACGAAGGAATACTGGAGGAGGCAAGAAGGCGCTTTGCGGGGCTCCGCAGGGGGCGCCCGCTGCCGGCGGACCTGCGCGAGGCGGTATACTCTGTAATAGCCTGGAACGGCGGCGCCAAAGAGTACAAGGAGATAGCCGCCATGTACGAGGCGGCGCCCACCGAAGAGGAGAGGACGCGCCTGCTTGGCGCCCTGTGCCACCCGGCAGATTCCAAGCTGCTGCAAAAGACGCTGGACTACTCTCTGGGAGCGGCGGTCCGGCCGCAGAACATGCACATACCGGCGGCCCGCATTGCGGCAAATCCACACGGTACGGCGATCGTCTGGCCCTGGATGAAAAAGAACTGGACTGTGATAACAAAAAAGACAGGAACGGGCAACCCGCTGCTCAACAGGATAGTGGGCAGCCTCTCGCTGGTAGCCGACAAAAAAATAGAAGAAGAGGCAAGGCTGTTCTACAAGAGAAACCCCGCACCTGGCACGGAGATGACCCTCCGGCAGGCGCTCGAGGCCTCCGGCATGCGGCGCGCCTTTCTTGCAAGGGCCTCGGCGGAGTTCGGGGCCTGA
- a CDS encoding pyruvoyl-dependent arginine decarboxylase 2 (COG1945), whose protein sequence is MTDLELLDLVAKKLFLTKGKGVHEDKLTSFEYALRDAGISGTNLVLISSIFPPKAKLVPKSEGLKLIRHGQILFTIYSKNQTSEPHRLVAASVGVARPKDPDRYGYLSEYESFGQSEKTAGDYAEDVSAQMLASSLGIPFDIDKSWDEKRQQWNISGEIYKTQNITQTAVGNKDGKWTTVFAAACLLF, encoded by the coding sequence TTGACGGATTTGGAGTTGCTTGACCTTGTTGCGAAGAAACTGTTCTTGACAAAGGGCAAGGGGGTGCACGAGGACAAGCTGACGAGCTTCGAGTACGCGCTCAGGGACGCGGGCATATCGGGGACCAACCTTGTCCTCATATCGAGCATATTCCCGCCAAAGGCCAAGCTGGTCCCCAAGAGCGAGGGCCTCAAGCTGATAAGGCACGGCCAGATACTCTTCACGATATACTCAAAGAACCAGACCAGCGAGCCGCACAGGCTGGTGGCCGCCTCCGTGGGCGTGGCCCGGCCCAAGGACCCCGACAGGTACGGATACCTCTCGGAGTACGAGTCCTTTGGCCAGTCCGAAAAGACCGCGGGAGACTATGCCGAGGATGTATCCGCCCAGATGCTAGCCTCGTCGCTCGGGATACCGTTCGATATTGACAAGAGCTGGGACGAAAAGAGGCAGCAGTGGAACATATCGGGAGAGATATACAAGACGCAGAACATCACGCAGACCGCTGTAGGCAACAAGGACGGCAAGTGGACCACGGTCTTTGCGGCAGCCTGCCTGCTGTTCTAG